In Wenyingzhuangia fucanilytica, the following are encoded in one genomic region:
- a CDS encoding DUF389 domain-containing protein, which translates to MATQDDANKELDNNKKEVQQEFKGFFTAFKNFMTHLLDIRGETDKELTIEKIKAGISVKSHNAWVLIFSIVIASIGLNVSSTAVVIGAMLVSPLMGPILGLGLSIGINDIDTLKRSLINLGVMVGLSVTTSFLFFSIPLFQEATPEIIARTAPDVRDVMIALAGGLALIIALSRRTEMTNTIAGIAIATALMPPLCTAGYGLGTWNLEFFFGAMFLFIINAIFIALATFMIVKFLRFPMVKYINQVKRKRVAQLAGFIATIILAFSIYQFYLLFKENQYKLNAENFIHALADKTGAGIISTKIDYTTRNIKLVVLGSNINQDQNKDWTKKLESFGLANTTLTIQQDDKASLLENEINLIKDSYVKNQNLIATKDEIIQQKENQLAEKERELQKLYNKMIPFIQISQEAKIIYNDLEKLSYANKLETNFKTIDTILVFEASWKQKNNKKQEQLKQWLQARLSNSKIELVNH; encoded by the coding sequence ATGGCTACTCAAGATGATGCGAACAAAGAATTAGACAATAACAAAAAAGAAGTTCAACAAGAATTTAAAGGTTTTTTTACTGCCTTTAAAAACTTTATGACTCACCTATTAGATATTAGAGGTGAAACAGATAAAGAACTGACTATAGAAAAAATAAAGGCTGGAATTTCTGTAAAAAGTCATAATGCTTGGGTCTTAATATTTTCAATTGTTATTGCTTCTATTGGATTAAACGTAAGTTCTACCGCTGTAGTTATTGGAGCCATGCTTGTTTCTCCTTTAATGGGGCCTATTTTAGGATTGGGACTTTCCATTGGTATTAATGATATTGATACACTTAAAAGATCTTTAATCAACTTAGGAGTTATGGTTGGTTTAAGTGTTACCACCTCCTTTTTATTTTTTAGCATTCCATTGTTTCAAGAAGCAACACCAGAAATCATAGCTAGAACCGCACCCGATGTAAGAGATGTAATGATTGCCTTAGCCGGTGGATTAGCTTTAATTATTGCCTTAAGTAGACGTACAGAAATGACCAATACTATTGCAGGTATTGCCATTGCTACGGCTTTAATGCCTCCTTTATGTACTGCAGGTTATGGTTTAGGAACTTGGAATTTAGAATTCTTTTTTGGAGCCATGTTTTTATTCATCATCAACGCAATTTTTATAGCCTTAGCTACTTTTATGATTGTAAAATTTTTGCGCTTTCCAATGGTTAAATACATCAACCAAGTAAAACGTAAAAGAGTAGCTCAATTAGCTGGGTTTATCGCTACCATTATTTTAGCTTTTAGTATCTATCAATTTTATTTGTTGTTTAAAGAAAATCAATACAAATTAAACGCAGAAAACTTTATACATGCTTTGGCAGATAAAACTGGTGCCGGAATTATAAGTACCAAAATAGACTATACCACAAGAAACATAAAGCTTGTTGTTTTAGGAAGTAATATCAATCAAGATCAAAATAAAGATTGGACAAAAAAATTAGAATCTTTTGGATTAGCAAATACAACCCTAACCATTCAACAAGATGACAAAGCATCTTTATTAGAAAATGAAATCAACTTGATTAAAGATTCTTATGTGAAGAATCAAAATTTGATTGCTACTAAAGACGAAATCATTCAGCAAAAAGAAAACCAACTGGCAGAAAAAGAACGTGAATTACAAAAGCTTTACAACAAAATGATTCCGTTTATACAAATTAGTCAAGAAGCAAAAATCATCTATAATGATTTAGAAAAATTAAGCTACGCTAACAAGCTAGAAACTAATTTTAAAACCATAGACACCATTCTTGTTTTTGAAGCCAGCTGGAAGCAAAAAAACAATAAAAAACAAGAACAATTAAAACAATGGTTACAAGCAAGATTGAGTAATTCTAAAATAGAATTGGTTAATCATTAG
- a CDS encoding SprT-like domain-containing protein gives MIDKLLPYIPISSKKALEQLLNNYTFHLKIVNGRKTKRGDFRATKPIASITINNNLSKEQFLITLVHEIAHLDTFIKHPKAKAHGVEWKQNFQRLMLPFLNNHIFRDEILNPLAKHLINPKATTDSDPVLSTKLDQINSKIDNDKYFIFDLKPGVLFTLNNRKFKILNKRRTRYECLEISTNKKFLVRGSAPVKLISN, from the coding sequence ATGATTGATAAACTACTACCCTACATTCCTATTTCATCAAAAAAAGCTTTAGAACAGCTCCTTAACAATTATACTTTTCATTTAAAAATTGTAAACGGGAGAAAAACCAAAAGAGGTGATTTTAGAGCCACTAAACCTATAGCTAGTATCACCATTAACAACAATTTATCTAAAGAGCAGTTTTTAATTACCTTGGTACATGAAATTGCTCATTTAGATACTTTTATCAAACATCCTAAAGCCAAAGCTCATGGTGTAGAATGGAAACAAAATTTTCAACGTTTGATGTTGCCATTTTTAAACAACCATATTTTTAGAGATGAAATACTAAATCCCTTAGCTAAACACCTCATCAATCCTAAAGCTACTACAGACAGTGACCCTGTTTTATCTACAAAACTAGATCAAATAAATTCTAAGATTGATAATGATAAATATTTTATATTTGATTTAAAACCAGGAGTTTTATTTACACTAAACAATAGAAAGTTTAAAATACTTAACAAAAGAAGAACAAGGTATGAATGTTTAGAAATTAGTACCAATAAAAAATTCTTAGTTAGAGGTAGTGCTCCGGTTAAACTTATATCAAACTAA
- a CDS encoding SDR family NAD(P)-dependent oxidoreductase has protein sequence MSKTVIITGTSRGIGFELAQLFANHNFKVLALSRNTKTLAAINHPNITTFGIDLSKEKEIDTLVDYLTKNNIKLTALIHNAGKLVNKPFAEISQQDFQEVYQVNVFSVALLTQKTIPFLQENSHVVTISSMGGIQGSLKFPGLAAYSSSKGAVITLSELLAEEYKEQKIAFNVLALGAVQTEMLQEAFPGYQAPINPSEMANYIFDFATTGHKFYNGKVLEVSSTTP, from the coding sequence ATGAGTAAAACTGTAATTATAACAGGAACAAGTAGAGGAATTGGATTTGAATTGGCTCAATTATTTGCCAATCATAATTTTAAAGTATTGGCTTTATCAAGAAACACCAAAACTTTAGCAGCCATAAACCATCCAAACATTACCACTTTTGGAATAGATTTAAGTAAAGAAAAAGAGATTGATACTTTGGTTGACTATTTAACTAAAAACAATATCAAACTAACAGCTTTAATACACAATGCAGGAAAATTGGTAAACAAACCTTTTGCAGAAATATCTCAACAAGATTTTCAAGAAGTTTATCAAGTAAATGTTTTTTCAGTTGCCTTGTTAACACAAAAAACCATTCCTTTTTTACAAGAAAATAGCCATGTAGTTACCATTAGTAGTATGGGAGGAATTCAAGGAAGTTTAAAATTCCCTGGTTTGGCTGCTTACAGCTCATCAAAAGGGGCTGTTATTACTTTATCTGAATTATTGGCAGAAGAATATAAAGAACAAAAAATAGCATTTAACGTATTGGCCTTGGGAGCTGTACAAACAGAAATGTTGCAAGAAGCTTTTCCAGGATATCAAGCTCCTATAAATCCTAGTGAAATGGCAAACTATATTTTTGATTTTGCTACAACCGGACATAAATTTTACAATGGAAAAGTTTTAGAGGTATCTAGTACAACACCATAA
- a CDS encoding glutaminyl-peptide cyclotransferase has translation MFFNRIILLLSITLCVSSCKTEADFTLETPTKIQINQPLNVSISTPIDEDTKITYFLDGKEIGSGLKTSIDIKNYRLGKHVLKANIGEHDDIITKEKTVIFLADTKPKVYGYKIINTYPHDRDAFTQGLEFYNNELYEGTGQREKSVLRKVDLETGKVLKEQALANKYFGEGITIFNNKVYQLTWESNIGFIYDVNTFKTLKTFNYNNSKQGWGLTHNETHLIKSDGTEKIWFLNPENGQEESYIEVYTNKRYVDKLNELEYVNGEIYANIWMKNAITIINPKNGTVKAIINLNGLTDHLDNKTISQSQDKVLNGIAYNPNTNKLYVTGKNWDKLFEIEIIK, from the coding sequence ATGTTTTTTAACCGAATTATTCTACTACTTTCAATTACTTTATGTGTTTCTTCTTGTAAAACAGAAGCAGATTTTACTTTAGAAACGCCTACAAAAATACAAATTAATCAACCATTAAACGTTTCTATTTCTACTCCAATTGATGAAGATACCAAAATCACCTATTTTTTAGATGGAAAAGAAATTGGATCTGGACTAAAAACAAGTATTGATATTAAAAACTATCGTTTAGGAAAACATGTTCTTAAAGCAAATATTGGAGAACATGATGATATCATCACTAAAGAAAAAACAGTTATTTTTTTAGCAGACACCAAACCTAAAGTATATGGTTACAAAATCATCAATACTTACCCTCACGACAGAGATGCTTTTACGCAAGGATTGGAGTTTTACAACAACGAACTTTACGAAGGTACAGGACAAAGAGAAAAATCTGTATTGAGAAAAGTTGACTTAGAAACAGGTAAAGTTTTAAAAGAACAGGCTTTAGCTAACAAATATTTTGGAGAAGGTATTACTATTTTTAACAACAAAGTATACCAACTTACATGGGAATCTAATATTGGATTTATTTACGATGTAAATACTTTTAAAACGCTTAAAACGTTTAATTATAACAATAGTAAACAAGGTTGGGGATTAACTCACAACGAAACTCATTTAATAAAATCTGATGGAACCGAAAAAATTTGGTTCTTAAATCCTGAAAATGGACAAGAAGAAAGTTATATTGAAGTTTATACCAATAAGAGATATGTGGACAAATTAAATGAACTTGAATATGTAAATGGTGAAATTTATGCTAACATTTGGATGAAAAATGCTATTACCATCATAAACCCTAAAAACGGGACTGTAAAGGCAATTATTAACCTAAACGGGCTAACAGATCATTTAGACAACAAAACCATTTCACAGTCTCAAGACAAAGTATTAAACGGAATTGCCTACAACCCTAACACAAACAAATTATATGTTACTGGAAAAAACTGGGACAAATTATTTGAAATTGAAATTATAAAATAA
- a CDS encoding type B 50S ribosomal protein L31, whose product MRKGIHPENYRMVAFKDMSNGDVFLTRSTANTKETLEVDGVEYPVVKMEISRTSHPFYTGKSKLVDTAGRIDKFKTKYAKFKK is encoded by the coding sequence ATGAGAAAAGGAATACATCCAGAAAATTATAGAATGGTAGCTTTTAAAGATATGTCTAATGGTGATGTATTTTTAACTCGTTCAACAGCTAACACTAAAGAAACTTTAGAGGTTGATGGTGTAGAATATCCAGTAGTAAAAATGGAAATCTCTAGAACATCTCACCCTTTCTACACAGGTAAATCTAAATTAGTTGATACTGCAGGACGTATTGACAAGTTTAAAACTAAATACGCTAAGTTTAAAAAGTAA
- a CDS encoding PhoH family protein: protein MAKTQAKKIFVLDTSVLLFDHNSIKNFEDNNVVIPITVLEELDNFKIGNDTKNFEARSVIRFLDKISEHTNLNEWISLGENKGDLFISMHDNVLGTNAKDAYGSKKNDHRIIDTALLIKQEYPDAKVTLVTKDINLRIKAKALELKAEDYKTGKVEDIKKVSKGSINLNDLESDVIRELYQNNHIDENGILGDQKMANGYYIINNNQDSVLARYNPETDQIERVEKSYAYGIKPKNAEQTFAIDALLNPEIKLVALQGVAGTGKTLLALATALEQKSLYNQIILARPIIPLSNRDIGFLPGGAEEKISPYMQPLFDNLKFIKSQYKADSRKRKALDEMEENEDLVLTALAFIRGRSLAEVIMIIDESQNLTPHEVKTIITRAGEGTKIIFTGDINQIDTPYMDEHSNGLTYLIDKLKGHKLFAHIKLEKGERSELANLANELL, encoded by the coding sequence ATGGCAAAAACACAGGCAAAAAAAATATTTGTATTAGATACTTCGGTACTACTTTTTGATCATAATTCCATTAAAAACTTTGAAGATAATAATGTTGTAATCCCCATCACCGTATTAGAAGAACTAGATAATTTTAAAATTGGTAATGATACCAAAAACTTTGAAGCAAGATCTGTGATTCGTTTTTTAGATAAAATATCTGAACACACTAATTTAAACGAATGGATTAGCTTGGGTGAAAACAAAGGTGATTTGTTTATTTCAATGCATGACAATGTATTAGGTACCAACGCTAAGGATGCTTATGGTTCTAAAAAAAATGATCATAGAATTATTGACACTGCTTTATTGATAAAACAAGAGTACCCTGATGCTAAAGTTACCTTGGTTACCAAAGACATCAACCTAAGAATTAAGGCAAAAGCACTAGAGCTAAAAGCGGAAGACTACAAAACGGGTAAAGTAGAAGACATTAAAAAAGTTTCTAAAGGATCTATCAATCTAAACGATTTAGAGTCAGATGTTATTAGAGAGTTATACCAAAATAATCATATTGATGAAAACGGAATTTTAGGAGACCAAAAAATGGCTAATGGTTATTATATCATCAATAATAATCAAGACTCTGTATTGGCAAGATACAATCCAGAAACAGATCAAATTGAACGTGTTGAAAAAAGTTATGCTTATGGTATTAAACCAAAAAATGCAGAACAAACATTTGCTATTGACGCATTATTAAACCCAGAAATCAAATTAGTAGCCCTACAGGGTGTTGCAGGTACAGGAAAAACACTTTTAGCCTTGGCTACCGCATTGGAACAAAAATCGCTTTACAATCAAATTATATTGGCCAGACCAATTATTCCATTAAGTAATAGAGATATTGGCTTTTTACCAGGTGGTGCAGAAGAAAAAATATCTCCATACATGCAACCTTTATTTGATAATTTAAAATTCATTAAATCACAATACAAAGCAGATTCTAGAAAAAGAAAGGCTTTAGATGAAATGGAAGAAAATGAAGACTTGGTACTAACCGCTTTAGCCTTTATTAGAGGAAGAAGTTTAGCAGAGGTGATTATGATTATTGACGAATCTCAAAACCTAACTCCGCACGAGGTTAAAACAATTATTACTAGAGCTGGTGAAGGAACTAAAATTATTTTTACAGGAGATATCAATCAAATAGATACTCCGTATATGGATGAGCACAGTAATGGTTTAACTTATTTAATTGATAAACTAAAAGGTCATAAACTATTTGCACATATTAAACTAGAAAAAGGAGAACGTTCTGAGCTGGCAAACCTAGCAAACGAGCTATTGTAA
- a CDS encoding adenylyltransferase/cytidyltransferase family protein, giving the protein MNKKVFVSGCFDMLHSGHIAFFKEASSYGDLYVGIGSDATVKELKGRETINSEQERLYMINAIKYVTNAFVNTGSGILDFEDDLKELKPDYFVVNEDGFSPSKQELCNKLSIELINLKRIPDEGLPERSTTAIRTSNNCSLPYRIDLAGTWIDQPYVSKYHPG; this is encoded by the coding sequence ATGAATAAAAAAGTATTTGTATCTGGTTGTTTTGATATGCTCCACAGCGGACATATTGCCTTTTTTAAAGAAGCATCATCATATGGTGATCTATATGTAGGTATAGGGTCAGACGCTACAGTAAAAGAATTAAAAGGAAGAGAAACCATTAATTCTGAACAAGAAAGACTTTACATGATTAACGCTATAAAATACGTTACTAATGCTTTTGTTAACACAGGTTCGGGAATTCTAGATTTTGAGGATGACTTAAAAGAATTAAAACCAGATTATTTTGTAGTAAACGAAGATGGTTTTTCACCATCTAAACAAGAACTATGTAATAAACTAAGTATAGAATTAATAAACTTAAAAAGAATTCCTGATGAAGGACTTCCAGAAAGATCAACTACCGCTATTAGAACCTCTAATAATTGCTCATTACCCTATAGAATTGATTTAGCTGGTACGTGGATAGATCAACCTTATGTTTCTAAATATCACCCAGGTTGA
- a CDS encoding ABC transporter permease translates to MQLLKNMFSKNLLANLCVGFISFGAFIALFAYAIAPDSTANANTMHVTIQTKPPGFSTYMLQESSQETQESLWSTLISGSQIYHKETPINNNYKIGEKTIEYQLLNQEATLSILKNDHTKIIKKTFWLGTDKYGRDLLSRLIVGARISFSIGIIAVSISLIIGLALGALAGYFGGVIDSIIMWLINVTWSIPTILLVIAITVSLGKGLWQIYIAVGLTMWVEVARVVRGQTKSVKNLQYIEAAKVLGLSNFKIITKHILPNIIGPVIVISASNFAASILVESGLSFLGLGAQPPTPSWGIIIKNHYNYIVTGKAYLAIIPGTLIVLLVLSFMIIGNQLRDYWDVKTNH, encoded by the coding sequence ATGCAACTTTTAAAAAACATGTTTTCTAAAAACCTATTAGCCAACCTTTGTGTTGGCTTTATTAGTTTTGGTGCTTTTATAGCTTTATTTGCCTATGCAATTGCTCCAGATAGTACAGCCAATGCTAACACCATGCATGTAACAATACAAACCAAACCTCCTGGTTTTTCAACTTATATGTTACAAGAAAGCAGCCAAGAAACTCAAGAAAGTTTATGGAGTACATTAATTTCGGGAAGCCAAATATATCATAAAGAAACTCCTATCAACAATAACTATAAAATTGGAGAGAAAACAATTGAATATCAGCTATTAAATCAAGAAGCAACATTAAGTATCCTTAAAAATGACCATACAAAAATCATTAAAAAAACATTTTGGTTAGGAACAGATAAATACGGAAGAGACTTGCTTAGCAGATTAATTGTAGGTGCTAGAATCTCATTCTCTATTGGAATTATAGCTGTTAGCATCTCTTTAATTATTGGTTTGGCTCTAGGAGCTTTGGCAGGATACTTTGGAGGTGTTATAGACAGTATAATTATGTGGTTGATTAATGTTACTTGGTCCATTCCAACCATCTTATTAGTTATTGCCATAACTGTAAGTTTAGGAAAAGGTTTATGGCAAATATACATTGCCGTAGGACTAACCATGTGGGTAGAAGTTGCTAGAGTTGTTAGAGGACAAACAAAAAGTGTTAAAAACCTTCAGTATATTGAAGCCGCTAAAGTCTTAGGCCTTTCTAATTTTAAAATTATTACCAAACATATTTTACCAAATATTATTGGTCCTGTTATTGTTATTTCGGCCTCAAATTTTGCTGCTTCTATTTTGGTAGAAAGCGGATTAAGTTTTCTAGGTCTAGGAGCACAACCTCCTACCCCATCATGGGGGATTATTATTAAAAATCATTATAACTATATTGTAACTGGTAAAGCTTATTTAGCCATTATACCAGGAACTTTAATTGTATTATTAGTTTTATCTTTTATGATTATAGGAAATCAATTAAGAGACTATTGGGATGTAAAAACCAATCATTAG
- a CDS encoding carboxy terminal-processing peptidase, with product MKKYIKHIYVLTLIIGLSVFYSFNTNQPNKNPERDQILMEALRFILEKGHYEPKVINDDFSEAVFKKYIEDLDPYKRYFLASDVAEFKKYYHDIDNQIIRRKFDFFNEVTDTFVMRLKESQPIFQEVLKNKFDYNKKETINLDPKSSEYPKDLEAKKDVWRKHLKFSTVSKLTDDLKDEEDKHKEDKNYKKLSFDELEKKAREKTLNNIEDLYYYEDNTPENDRFAIFLNCITAQFDPHTNYFAPDMKKKFDSSMAGSIEGIGARLSDERGYTKIVELIAGGPAYKQGELEVGDIITKVAQGTDAEPTNIVGMRLTDAIELIKGKKGTTVVLTVKKVDNTYKKIAIVRDIVEFEDTFVKSTTTIKDGKKYGIIDLPKFYIDFTKKGQRNSAVDMRKEIEELKKEGIDGLAIDLRNNGGGSLSTAIDIAGLFIDKGPVVQVKYKDNKPDIKNDTDRGLLWDGPLVIMVNELSASASEILAAAMQDYKRAVIIGSKQTYGKGTVQNVIPINQYLKNFNEDLGALKLTIQKFYRINGGSTQLKGVSSDIVMPDRYSYLDIAERKLDAPLNWDQIEKAKYEHEDYYSNFNEVVADMQNSINKNTQFNKIDSYAKWLKKNQDNLTYPLNIKGYQEEQDKLNSEAKEYKDILKYDSPYTFHSPVYEKNMIKLDTILRDKRKFWHKSLHDDIYVNEAIETLSKLKVANK from the coding sequence ATGAAAAAATATATCAAACACATATACGTCCTAACCCTAATCATAGGACTATCAGTATTTTACAGCTTTAACACAAACCAACCAAACAAGAATCCAGAGAGGGATCAAATCCTAATGGAAGCGCTACGTTTTATTCTTGAAAAGGGACATTATGAGCCTAAAGTGATTAATGATGATTTTTCCGAAGCTGTTTTTAAAAAATATATAGAGGATTTAGACCCTTATAAACGTTACTTTTTAGCAAGTGATGTTGCAGAATTTAAAAAGTACTATCACGATATTGACAATCAAATTATTCGTAGAAAGTTTGATTTCTTTAACGAGGTTACAGATACTTTTGTGATGAGGTTAAAAGAATCTCAACCAATTTTTCAAGAAGTTTTAAAAAACAAATTTGATTACAATAAAAAGGAAACCATCAATTTAGATCCTAAATCAAGTGAGTACCCAAAAGATCTTGAAGCTAAAAAAGATGTTTGGCGTAAACATTTAAAGTTTTCAACTGTTAGTAAATTAACAGACGACTTAAAAGATGAAGAAGACAAGCATAAAGAAGATAAAAATTACAAAAAATTAAGTTTTGATGAACTTGAGAAAAAGGCAAGAGAAAAAACGTTAAATAATATTGAAGACTTGTATTATTACGAAGATAATACTCCAGAGAACGACAGATTTGCTATTTTCTTAAACTGTATCACAGCTCAGTTTGACCCTCATACCAATTACTTTGCTCCAGACATGAAGAAAAAGTTTGATTCTAGTATGGCTGGATCAATTGAAGGAATTGGAGCTAGACTTTCTGATGAAAGAGGTTACACTAAAATTGTTGAATTAATTGCTGGTGGACCTGCTTACAAGCAAGGAGAATTAGAAGTTGGAGATATTATTACCAAAGTTGCACAAGGTACAGATGCAGAACCTACAAATATTGTTGGAATGCGTTTAACAGATGCTATTGAGTTAATTAAAGGTAAAAAAGGAACCACGGTAGTTTTAACAGTAAAAAAAGTTGATAATACTTATAAAAAAATAGCGATTGTTAGAGATATCGTTGAGTTTGAAGACACTTTTGTAAAATCTACAACAACAATAAAAGACGGTAAAAAATACGGAATTATAGATTTACCTAAATTTTATATTGATTTTACTAAAAAAGGACAACGCAACTCTGCCGTAGATATGCGCAAAGAAATTGAAGAACTTAAAAAAGAAGGAATTGATGGATTAGCTATTGATTTACGTAACAACGGTGGTGGTTCTTTAAGCACAGCTATTGATATTGCTGGTTTGTTTATTGATAAAGGACCTGTGGTACAAGTAAAATACAAAGACAACAAACCAGACATTAAAAACGACACCGATAGAGGTTTACTTTGGGATGGTCCTTTAGTTATTATGGTAAACGAACTTTCTGCCTCTGCTTCAGAAATTTTAGCAGCCGCTATGCAAGACTACAAAAGAGCTGTAATTATAGGAAGCAAACAAACTTATGGTAAAGGAACGGTTCAAAACGTAATTCCTATCAATCAATATTTAAAAAACTTTAATGAAGATTTAGGAGCTTTAAAATTAACCATTCAAAAATTCTATAGAATTAACGGAGGATCTACACAATTAAAAGGTGTAAGTTCTGATATTGTTATGCCAGATAGATATAGCTATTTAGATATTGCAGAAAGAAAACTAGATGCTCCGTTAAATTGGGATCAAATAGAAAAAGCCAAATACGAACATGAAGATTACTACAGTAATTTTAATGAAGTAGTTGCGGATATGCAAAATAGCATCAATAAAAATACTCAGTTTAATAAAATTGATTCTTATGCTAAATGGCTTAAGAAAAATCAAGATAACTTAACATACCCTTTAAACATAAAAGGATATCAAGAAGAACAAGACAAGTTAAACTCAGAAGCTAAAGAATATAAAGACATTTTAAAATACGATTCTCCATATACTTTTCACTCTCCTGTTTACGAAAAAAACATGATTAAACTTGATACTATATTAAGAGATAAAAGAAAGTTTTGGCACAAAAGTTTACACGATGACATTTATGTAAATGAAGCGATTGAAACTTTAAGTAAACTAAAAGTAGCCAATAAATAA
- the surE gene encoding 5'/3'-nucleotidase SurE has product MSKNKPKILVTNDDGITAKGIRNLIKEMCKLGDVYVVAPDKPQSGKGHAITIDAILELKPVKVADGALAEVACSGTPADCVKLAINEVLEDKPDLCVSGINHGSNSSISVIYSGTMSAAIEAGIEGIPSIGFSLCDYSKDADFKEARPFVYKIAKQVLENGLPDGVVLNVNIPKMSEEPYKGIKVCRQARANWREKFDKRTNPIGKEYYWLTGEFENLDAGEDTDEYWLAKNYISLVPIQFDLTAHHMIQKLNTWKLNE; this is encoded by the coding sequence ATGTCAAAAAACAAGCCAAAGATTTTAGTAACTAATGATGACGGTATTACTGCCAAAGGAATTAGAAACTTAATTAAAGAAATGTGTAAGCTAGGAGATGTTTATGTGGTAGCCCCAGATAAACCTCAGAGTGGAAAAGGGCACGCCATTACTATTGATGCTATTTTAGAACTAAAACCTGTTAAAGTTGCCGATGGAGCATTGGCAGAAGTAGCCTGTTCTGGTACACCAGCTGATTGTGTTAAATTGGCTATTAACGAAGTTTTAGAAGATAAACCAGATTTATGTGTATCTGGAATCAATCACGGAAGTAATTCTTCTATTAGTGTTATTTATTCTGGAACAATGAGTGCTGCTATTGAAGCTGGAATTGAAGGAATTCCATCAATTGGTTTTTCTTTATGTGATTATTCTAAAGATGCAGATTTTAAAGAAGCAAGACCTTTTGTATATAAAATTGCCAAACAAGTGTTGGAAAACGGTTTGCCAGATGGTGTTGTGCTAAATGTAAATATTCCTAAAATGTCTGAAGAGCCTTATAAAGGAATTAAGGTTTGTAGACAGGCGAGAGCCAATTGGAGAGAAAAATTTGACAAAAGAACAAATCCTATTGGTAAAGAATATTATTGGTTAACAGGTGAGTTTGAGAATTTAGATGCTGGAGAGGATACGGATGAGTATTGGTTGGCAAAAAATTACATATCATTAGTTCCAATTCAGTTTGATTTAACTGCTCATCATATGATTCAGAAATTAAATACTTGGAAATTAAATGAATAA